One Misgurnus anguillicaudatus chromosome 19, ASM2758022v2, whole genome shotgun sequence genomic region harbors:
- the LOC129427283 gene encoding Golgi apparatus membrane protein TVP23 homolog B isoform X1, translated as MIRQDSGSEVPLFCEDEIKSNIKHPLACFFHLFFRTSAILLYLFCEVFSRRFIVISMVAIVVILSCDFWTVKNVTGRLLVGLRWCNQIQANGLSHWIFESRPDTNRNVVSNSESQIFWFGLTVFPLFWVFFVFSCLFAFNIKWLVLVVLGAVLQLANLYAYVRCKMGGGSKLKKIATNYFGLKLLKKTEVNKPEEL; from the exons ATGATCAGACAG GACTCTGGGAGTGAAGTGCCTTTATTCTGTGAGGatgaaatcaaatcaaacaTCAA ACACCCTCTGGCCTGCTTCTTTCATCTCTTCTTCCGCACAAGTGCCATCCTCCTCTACCTCTTTTGTGAGGTATTCAGCCGACGGTTCATCGTCATCAGCATGGTCGCTATTGTTGTAATTTTGTCATGTGATTTCTGGACAGTAAAG AATGTGACAGGGCGGCTGCTGGTGGGTTTGAGGTGGTGTAATCAGATTCAAGCAAATGGACTCAGTCACTGGATCTTTGAATCCAGACCT gacacCAATAGAAATGTTGTGTCAAACTCGGAGTCACAGATTTTCTGGTTTGGTTTAACTGTGTTTCCACTCTTTTGGGTTTTCTTCGTGTTTAGTTGTCTCTTCGCCTTCAACATTAAGTGGTTG GTGCTTGTGGTTTTGGGAGCAGTCCTGCAGTTGGCTAACTTGTATGCGTATGTGCGATGCAAAATGGGTGGTGGAAGTAAACTAAAGAAAATAGCAACCAATTACTTTGGCCTTAAGCTCTTAAAAAAGACTGAAGTAAACAAGCCAGAGGAGCTGTGA
- the LOC129427283 gene encoding Golgi apparatus membrane protein TVP23 homolog B isoform X2 — translation MRHPLACFFHLFFRTSAILLYLFCEVFSRRFIVISMVAIVVILSCDFWTVKNVTGRLLVGLRWCNQIQANGLSHWIFESRPDTNRNVVSNSESQIFWFGLTVFPLFWVFFVFSCLFAFNIKWLVLVVLGAVLQLANLYAYVRCKMGGGSKLKKIATNYFGLKLLKKTEVNKPEEL, via the exons ATGAG ACACCCTCTGGCCTGCTTCTTTCATCTCTTCTTCCGCACAAGTGCCATCCTCCTCTACCTCTTTTGTGAGGTATTCAGCCGACGGTTCATCGTCATCAGCATGGTCGCTATTGTTGTAATTTTGTCATGTGATTTCTGGACAGTAAAG AATGTGACAGGGCGGCTGCTGGTGGGTTTGAGGTGGTGTAATCAGATTCAAGCAAATGGACTCAGTCACTGGATCTTTGAATCCAGACCT gacacCAATAGAAATGTTGTGTCAAACTCGGAGTCACAGATTTTCTGGTTTGGTTTAACTGTGTTTCCACTCTTTTGGGTTTTCTTCGTGTTTAGTTGTCTCTTCGCCTTCAACATTAAGTGGTTG GTGCTTGTGGTTTTGGGAGCAGTCCTGCAGTTGGCTAACTTGTATGCGTATGTGCGATGCAAAATGGGTGGTGGAAGTAAACTAAAGAAAATAGCAACCAATTACTTTGGCCTTAAGCTCTTAAAAAAGACTGAAGTAAACAAGCCAGAGGAGCTGTGA
- the amn gene encoding protein amnionless: protein MAVQHIVLCLLCISPFANALYKQWIPDTNFENATNWDKGSVPCGSDRVMFLAERKVSVYVETAHTITGMNLPMDGEFILASGAGFSVRDGGDPDCGSGVTAQFEDCESLKWFDPSLWVTAATIDDLHGGTYQFSVHEESVPCRFDDVIFREATSFRVDVSPNGDVPVKSVSVFGKKFISSSEFSQFLSSNSGKLQFHGSSSLSIGGPGCDDITGCVCGNSVNRDKICANVKCESLDCKTPLHPVGHCCAVCGAIVNVKFSSNFNFESYRQRLQHLFLSLQKYDSIKLAMSKVSKEQRLLGLFPFGVSQEIQVLLLDQKTGHETGKLAEVLAREIMKDVQNHGSNLGISSAEFQVSSEASGNSAGVAAGAVLGSLVVVGLLAVFVILYRRGVVKMPRIPSIPSFSKWKNSSEVGELGGPLDHGFDNPMFDKPTMMPEEPGLYGTMPMNSITMNQSGVYFINPVYDESDLNA from the coding sequence ATGGCTGTTCAGCACATCGTCCTGTGTCTTCTTTGCATTTCACCGTTTGCGAATGCACTCTACAAGCAGTGGATTCCtgacacaaattttgaaaacgCAACCAACTGGGATAAAGGCTCTGTACCGTGTGGTAGTGACCGAGTGATGTTTTTAGCCGAAAGGAAAGTGTCAGTGTACGTAGAAACGGCTCACACTATCACAGGAATGAACTTGCCGATGGACGGGGAGTTTATTCTGGCCTCTGGTGCTGGGTTTTCTGTGAGAGATGGTGGAGATCCCGACTGTGGCTCCGGTGTGACGGCACAGTTTGAAGACTGTGAATCTCTGAAATGGTTTGATCCGTCGCTTTGGGTGACTGCAGCCACTATCGACGACCTTCACGGGGGCACGTATCAGTTTTCAGTCCACGAGGAGAGCGTCCCGTGTCGGTTTGATGATGTTATATTTCGGGAGGCCACCTCCTTCCGTGTAGATGTTTCTCCTAACGGTGATGTCCCTGTAAAGAGTGTCTCTGTGTTTGGGAAGAAGTTCATCAGCAGCTCTGAGTTTTCCCAATTTCTGTCTTCCAACTCGGGTAAGCTGCAATTCCACGGTTCTTCTTCTCTCAGCATCGGTGGTCCAGGCTGCGACGACATCACCGGATGCGTCTGCGGTAATTCTGTGAATCGTGACAAAATCTGTGCAAATGTGAAATGTGAGTCGTTGGATTGCAAGACACCTCTGCACCCTGTAGGACATTGTTGTGCTGTTTGCGGTGCCATTGTGAATGTTAAGTTCTCATCCAACTTCAACTTtgagtcatatcgccaacggcTCCAGCACCTGTTTCTCAGTCTGCAAAAATATGATTCTATAAAGCTGGCCATGTCGAAAGTGTCCAAAGAGCAGAGGCTGCTGGGACTGTTTCCATTCGGAGTCTCTCAGGAGATTCAGGTGCTGCTTTTAGACCAGAAGACGGGTCATGAAACTGGGAAGTTAGCTGAAGTTCTTGCCCGTGAAATTATGAAGGATGTCCAGAACCATGGCTCTAACCTTGGTATCAGTTCTGCGGAGTTCCAGGTATCTTCCGAGGCGAGTGGAAACAGTGCAGGGGTAGCGGCCGGTGCTGTGCTGGGTTCCCTGGTTGTGGTGGGTTTGCTTGCGGTCTTTGTTATCCTCTACCGCCGTGGTGTTGTTAAAATGCCCAGAATTCCTAGCATCCCCTCATTCAGCAAATGGAAGAACAGTAGCGAGGTCGGCGAGTTGGGTGGCCCTTTGGACCACGGCTTTGACAACCCCATGTTCGACAAACCGACTATGATGCCGGAAGAACCAGGACTTTACGGAACAATGCCAATGAACTCGATCACTATGAACCAGTCAGGGGTTTATTTCATAAACCCTGTCTATGATGAAAGTGATCTTAATGCATGA